The following nucleotide sequence is from Komagataeibacter medellinensis NBRC 3288.
GCCATCAATATGTCGCTCAACCACCTGAACAACTTCCTGAATTCGCTCAGGATTGGTGAGAGCGGCAACGCGATCCTGCTGGACCAGAACGGCCATGTCGTGGCAGGCCATGGCATGGCCGAAACGCAGGCCAGGGCGCACGGCGATTCAGACAAGATGACCCTTGACCCGGACCATTTCCCGGTCATGACCAAGGCGTTCGACCAGTATCGCGTGCATGGGTATGGTGCGCGTACCGTTACAGTCAAGAACAAGAAATACGTTACCATTACCGCACAGCTGCCCGTGGGCAAGGATAGCTGGGTGCTGCTGCTGGTTGCCCCCGAGGATGATTTCTCCCGCTTTGCCATGGCTGACGGGCGGCAGAACCTTCTGTTCTTCGTGCTGGTCGTGCTGATGGCATCGGGGTTCGGGTTACTTCTGTTCCTGCAGGCCCGGCGTGCGGACCGCATGCGCGGGCAGATCGCGCAGTCACGTGCGGTGGCCAGTTATGAAAGCCATGCCCTGCAGTCGGTCGCAAGCTATCCCGACCTGTTCAACCCCGAAGACAACGCCCTTGTCCTGACCGAAAGCCTGGCCGAGCAGGCTCATGCCCGTCGTGCCGCGATATGGCGGATCCTGCATGACGGGCATACCCTGATGTGCATCGATTCGTATGACCGGCAGCAGGATGTGCATTCCGGTGGGTTCGAGATGTCCACCACCGACATGAAAAGCTTTTTCGATTCCGTATCGCATGGCGATGCGCTGGTGGTGGATGATGCGGCGAAAGATGAGCGCGCGGTGGCCTTCTACCGCGTGTATATGCGCAGTTTTGGCAGCAAGGCGCTGTTTTGCAGTCCCATTCTGGGGAGTAGCGGTCCGGTCGGCGTGATCACGCTGGAAGATGCGCCACGGGCATCGCTGGTCTCGCATTTTGTGGACATGATCGCAGGTGTGACCGCTGCCCGCTTTTCGGCCCAGCACTACACTGCCGTCGCGGCAGCGAAGGAAGAACTGGAATCCGAACCTACAACGGAGGAGGCGCAGCGCGATCCTAGCCAGGGCTTCCTGCTTCGTCCCGGCGCACTGTCCATGCATGGGCAGGAAGGCGCGCCCGACCTGGCATCGGTCGAGGGATACTATCCTGCCGTCGCCATCATGGTGATCAGCCTGTCCGATGTGGTGATGACAGCCCAGAATGATCCCACGTCCAATATCAAGCTGCTCGATTCCATGGCGACCATGCTGCAGGATATCGCGCATCAGTGTGGCCTGTATTCCATCCGCATGCTGGGCCACCGTGTGGTCTGTGTGGCGGGATGGTCACGCACGCCGGACAAGGGGGCGGTCTACCGCATTGCCAATGCGGCGCTGATGATGCGCGAGAACACCCTGGCCGCGCTTTCGCAAGCGGATCTCGATCCCGTCTTCCGTATCGGCATTGATGTGGGACCGGTTTATGGCGGCATGTTGGGCAAGGATCCGCAGGCGTTCAACCTGTGGGGCGATGCCATGGGCATGGCGGAAATGATGGCCCAGGGCGCGCCGGATGTCGGCACGATCCAGGTATCGGAGGATGTATATCTCGACCTGCGGCAGTATTTCCTGTTCCGTGAACGCGGGCGCTTCTTCATACCCGGTGCTGGGCTGACCCGCACCTACGTGCTGGCCGGGCGGCGATGACGGATACTCCCCCCATCATGGCAGGCGAGGACGCGGGGCAGGTCCGTGGTATGGCTCCGCCATCCGGGCCCGACCACACGGGGCGTCTGGCCGTGCTGCTGCAGCGCTTTGCGCCATGGCTTGCGGCCATCGGGCGCCTGATGCGCCATCAGGTCCGTTTCACGCTGCTGCTGGTTGGCGCGGGATGGGGTACGCTGCGTGAAAGCCTGCGTCCCAATTCATGGCGTCGGCCGGTTATCTATGAATTCCGGGCCACATTGCGGCAGGTGGTCAGTGGCGGATTTCTCAGCATTGTCATCACGGCAACCCTTACCGGGCTTATGGTGGTGTCGCAGGCGGCGTACTGGCTGGGTTATGCCGGCATGGCGCAGATGACAGGGTCCATACTGGTATCCGTGCTGGTGCGTGAAATCGCGCCCATCCTTGTGGGGATCATCCTCATGGGGCGCAGCGGCATGCTGTCGTTGACCGAGATCGGGATGATGGTGCTGGGGGGGGAGGTGCGGGGGCTGCAGGCCCGTGGCATCGATCCTTTCCTGGCGCTGGTCATGCCGCGCACCTTTGCCTTTACGGTGGGCGGTTTCACACTGGGCATGATCTTTGCCGTGGTCTCGCTGCTCATGGGGTTTGTGGTGGCGCATGCCAACGGGGCCATCACCTCCTCGGTATGGACCTTCTTCTTCAATGTCCTTGTTGCCATGACGACGTGGGATTACCTGATCATCCCGCTTAAGTTCGTGCTGGTTGGCTTTTTCGTGGGACTTGGCGCGTGCATCTCGGGCCTGACCGTCAGCAGCACTGATACGATGGCCACCATCATGCCGCGCGGCTTTGCGCGGGGCATCATGCTGGTGCTTGTGGTCAACATCCTCTTCATGCTGGATTTCTGATCATGACAGCAAACGCCCCCCTGCTGGAACTGCGTGATGTCATGCCCTCGTTCGAGGAAAGCGGCCTTATGCCCGCGCCCTACAACCTGCGGATCATGCCCGGTGAATGCGCGGTCATAGACTGTCGTGATGTGGAGCGTGCCGCCCTGTTCGCCGATCTGTGCACAGGCATGATCTCGCTTACGCAGGGGAGCGTGAAGTTCATGGGGCTGGACTGGAGCGCATTGCACGACAGGCAGCTCAATGCGCTGCGCGGGCGGATCGGGCGTATTTCGCGCCATGGCGGCTGGCTGGACATGTTTGGCACGCATCTCAACATCATGCTGCCGCATCTGTATCATACCACTGACCCGTTCGAGCATGTGGTGCAGCATGCGACCGAACTGGGGCACAGGTTTGGCCTGCCGGGCCTGCCCATTTCGGCACCGGACCGGCTTTCGGCGGCGGATCTGGCGCGTGCGGCCTGTGTGCGGGCCTTCATGGGGCGGCCTGCCCTGCTGGTGCTGGAGGATATATCGGACATGCTGCCCGAAGAGACGGTGCTGCCGTTCCTTGAAATGCTGACCACCGCGCGGGATCGGGGGTGCGGCGTATTATGGCTCGTCCGATCGGCGGCGGCATGGCGTGATTATCGCAA
It contains:
- a CDS encoding adenylate/guanylate cyclase domain-containing protein; protein product: MSTDEIVDPSIAPSDQIRRFLFHIGIPVAGVVSAIAIIAGVGWHSYRTVRTGALTLTHDLLVSQQDYIAKEVSSFLMPASAGAIVARDMLEHGVPEVEQKIFTGYSSTMLRNVQQIQSFYIADSDGNFSTLEHGDNNQDITITTLHDVGTPKASFTHQLRDPNGKVLKQWETSAGTYDPRAHAWFIDTVKAGQLAWTHPYVVEVTKQITITAAVPYKGLNGKTYVYAINMSLNHLNNFLNSLRIGESGNAILLDQNGHVVAGHGMAETQARAHGDSDKMTLDPDHFPVMTKAFDQYRVHGYGARTVTVKNKKYVTITAQLPVGKDSWVLLLVAPEDDFSRFAMADGRQNLLFFVLVVLMASGFGLLLFLQARRADRMRGQIAQSRAVASYESHALQSVASYPDLFNPEDNALVLTESLAEQAHARRAAIWRILHDGHTLMCIDSYDRQQDVHSGGFEMSTTDMKSFFDSVSHGDALVVDDAAKDERAVAFYRVYMRSFGSKALFCSPILGSSGPVGVITLEDAPRASLVSHFVDMIAGVTAARFSAQHYTAVAAAKEELESEPTTEEAQRDPSQGFLLRPGALSMHGQEGAPDLASVEGYYPAVAIMVISLSDVVMTAQNDPTSNIKLLDSMATMLQDIAHQCGLYSIRMLGHRVVCVAGWSRTPDKGAVYRIANAALMMRENTLAALSQADLDPVFRIGIDVGPVYGGMLGKDPQAFNLWGDAMGMAEMMAQGAPDVGTIQVSEDVYLDLRQYFLFRERGRFFIPGAGLTRTYVLAGRR
- a CDS encoding MlaE family ABC transporter permease — translated: MTDTPPIMAGEDAGQVRGMAPPSGPDHTGRLAVLLQRFAPWLAAIGRLMRHQVRFTLLLVGAGWGTLRESLRPNSWRRPVIYEFRATLRQVVSGGFLSIVITATLTGLMVVSQAAYWLGYAGMAQMTGSILVSVLVREIAPILVGIILMGRSGMLSLTEIGMMVLGGEVRGLQARGIDPFLALVMPRTFAFTVGGFTLGMIFAVVSLLMGFVVAHANGAITSSVWTFFFNVLVAMTTWDYLIIPLKFVLVGFFVGLGACISGLTVSSTDTMATIMPRGFARGIMLVLVVNILFMLDF
- a CDS encoding P-loop NTPase family protein; this translates as MTANAPLLELRDVMPSFEESGLMPAPYNLRIMPGECAVIDCRDVERAALFADLCTGMISLTQGSVKFMGLDWSALHDRQLNALRGRIGRISRHGGWLDMFGTHLNIMLPHLYHTTDPFEHVVQHATELGHRFGLPGLPISAPDRLSAADLARAACVRAFMGRPALLVLEDISDMLPEETVLPFLEMLTTARDRGCGVLWLVRSAAAWRDYRKAVNIHMRLLDEGLFSMRVV